The following proteins come from a genomic window of Methanosarcina sp. MTP4:
- a CDS encoding ORC1-type DNA replication protein: protein MTNNDMLLWDETLFKDPSVLEPDHLPDYFPHRDTQLNSLRFALRPALRGMRPMNCLLVGPPGTGKTSAVMKVFREVEAHTTSVVPVKVNCQIDSTRFAVISRIFKKLFGISPPSSGVAFRKLFENVVDFLISSEKVLLLALDDLNYLCYEGHANEVMYSLLRAHEQYPGVRIGVIGIVNDASDLYRLDARVNSVFLPEEVSFPRYGYEEILDILRDRVKYGFYPKVVSEEVLEMVVSYVEKTGDLRVGIDLLKRSGFNAERRGSRTISSEDVEKAYEASKLLHLCRGISLLSEPEKALLGLVARKGEIQAGELYNSFHELTDLGYTRFYGMVNKLQALNYVDADFTGKGQRGRTRIITTKFKANDILNCLEKS, encoded by the coding sequence TTGACTAATAACGACATGCTACTCTGGGACGAGACCCTTTTCAAGGACCCCTCCGTACTCGAACCTGACCACCTTCCTGACTATTTTCCCCACAGGGACACTCAGTTGAACTCGCTCAGGTTTGCCCTTCGCCCCGCCCTGCGCGGCATGCGTCCGATGAACTGCTTGCTGGTGGGGCCCCCGGGGACGGGAAAGACCAGTGCGGTCATGAAGGTGTTCAGGGAAGTCGAGGCCCACACTACCAGTGTCGTGCCGGTGAAGGTCAACTGCCAGATTGATTCCACTCGTTTTGCGGTTATTTCCAGGATTTTCAAAAAACTTTTTGGAATTTCCCCTCCTAGCTCCGGGGTCGCCTTTCGAAAACTTTTTGAAAATGTTGTGGACTTCCTGATCTCCTCCGAAAAAGTGTTGCTCCTGGCCCTGGACGACCTCAACTACCTCTGCTACGAAGGGCATGCAAATGAGGTCATGTATTCTCTCCTGCGAGCCCATGAACAGTATCCGGGGGTCAGGATAGGGGTAATCGGGATCGTGAACGACGCCTCGGACCTCTACCGGCTTGATGCTCGGGTCAACTCGGTTTTCTTGCCGGAAGAGGTTTCTTTTCCCAGGTATGGGTATGAGGAGATCCTGGATATTTTGAGGGACCGGGTGAAGTACGGCTTTTACCCGAAGGTGGTTTCCGAAGAAGTGCTTGAAATGGTTGTCTCTTACGTGGAAAAGACAGGGGACCTGAGGGTCGGGATCGACCTGCTGAAACGTTCCGGGTTCAATGCCGAGCGGAGAGGGAGTCGCACAATTTCTTCCGAAGACGTGGAAAAAGCCTATGAGGCTTCCAAACTGCTGCATCTATGCAGGGGCATAAGCCTCCTCTCTGAGCCTGAAAAGGCCCTCCTGGGACTGGTTGCAAGGAAAGGGGAAATCCAGGCCGGGGAACTTTATAATTCTTTTCATGAACTCACAGACCTGGGATACACGCGCTTTTACGGCATGGTCAACAAACTCCAGGCCCTAAACTACGTGGACGCTGACTTTACAGGGAAAGGACAGAGGGGCAGGACACGGATAATAACTACAAAATTTAAAGCAAATGACATCCTGAACTGTCTTGAAAAGTCCTGA